The stretch of DNA AATGACAATGCCCTATTTGATTCACACTGAAAACTCAAAACATATAAcccattacattttcatgtcaaGGTAAGGCAGAGAAAACAATCAGCTCAACACCTTCAAAATGATTTGTCACTGCTACATGTGCTCTGTATGGTCAGTTTGTGCaagtgtgaaagagtgtgtgtgtgtgtgtgtgtgtgtgtgtatacctgcTGAGGGCGCCGTTTCTGTGAGTTTCATCTGTCCTTGTGTCTCTGGGCTTCACTGGTGAACGCTGACAGGAAACAGAGCAACAGTCAGTAACACACTGACCTCTCACATACACCTCACATAAAAACACCAACAaagaacacatgcacacataaacatggactcttacatcacacacacgcacctctCTAGTGATTCGTCGTTCGATGTAGGCCATGAACTGGGTGCTGAGGCTGGCGGTGTCCGTCCTccgtctctgcctctcctcctcctcctccacacagctgctgtcGATGAAGTCTATCTGCTCCATCTCTGCTTCTGttggagcacagacacacagacacacacacacacaggaagacacacacacaaagaaacagacacaaacatacaggaAGACACAGACAAAAGTGTTAGTGTGAAAAATTAAGCCGTCATTGAGACAGACTGTGGCAGCACAAAgatgcagaaacacatttaatggTAAAATTTGAGCCACACCACCCAGCCCCACATATACTTCTCTGGCACAAACTCTCTGCCTTGCAGCTCAGTTTTACCAAGTAGCAATAAACCTTGAACTAAGACCACCGTAAAGGTATGCTGCTTCAGAGAGTCAGGGAAAAATagggcattttaaaaataatcaagtATTCGGACAGAGAAAATAACCTATGTAAACACAGTTTATTAAACATCTCAGTGATACAGACTGCCGCTGTTCATACCTGAGGTATGAGTCTATATGGTGTATGACTATCACTGAGGCAAATGTGAACATTACATAACAATTCTcaacaatacatatttatagtttggtttttaaattgtaattctgtctataataaaaaatgctcaaactgtaaactgctccctctcctcccgtccctgtccctcctcctgtccctcACCGTTGCCGTTGGCCAtgcccctgctctcctccctctccctgcggtgTCTCTGCTCCTTGGTGATCTCTGCCACCCGCTGCGGCAGGTCCGACAGCTCCTCTgcgggctgggggggggggggggggttagcgggaaacagagagagaaagagagggaagtaAATGGTGCAGATTCACCTGATGCAAAAACAAGCACTATTTACTGAGCAACAACAAAGGAAACCACAGTCACATAGCACGGCTAACTTTAACTGCGCCTGGATATTTGTGGGCGTTTTGCATGAGGCGTTTTGGTTAGagctcaagtttttttttttccatctttgctCTCAGTCTTCGGAAACCTATGGTGACTACGCTTTCAATGTGAGTATAATACACAGTAAAGTAATACATAAGTACTGCAGAAGCTGTCAGAAGCATTCCTTAGTTTTTCCTGTAACTGGAGGATTCCAAGGTCTTATCCTTTCTGGCTGGCTGACTGAGAGTGACATGCGTAAGGCAGAGAGAAGAAACGGAAGGACATGAATATTTGTCTTTTCGTCTGAGTGAGTCTGTCTCTGtatgagtctgtctgtctgtccatccatctgGGTGTCCACGTTTCCGCTTCTTACCTCATTCCCTGACCACCTCTTGTCTCCGCTGTCCACGCTATTGAACCCGGAGTCCAAGGCTCCATAAGACCGGCCAGGGTACAGTTCAtccacactgaggagagagaaacacgTCAGAGTgtgtgcgactgtgtgtgtgaggggaggggtgggggagagagatgtgttgtttttgagagagaaaaagaaaaatgtaagaaaaaggGAAcctgtttgtgagtgtgaggggaaaaagtATGCAtaagagaaggagagtgagtgtgtgtgtgcgtgtgaacgAGAAgacagtgagtgaatgaatgggcaggcgtgagtgagtgtgtgcgcacgAGTGAGTGAATGACTGAGCGAGCTTGCACGCATCCGCTCTCACCAGGATCCGCAGGCCAGCGCTCTCCTGTCAAAGTCCTGCAGTTCAGGCCCCGTTTTACACGCCTCCATGTTCAGATACTTAAAAATGTGAATCTTGCCCTTCATGCAGatctgggagacagagagtcagggagagaaaaacagaagctCTTACTACGGCAGGGCGGAGGCTGTCAGGAAACTCAGTGAAAGCGGAGGCGTCCCTGCCTGGGCCAGGCTGAATCGGGGCACGCGGTACCTGCGCAGGTGGGCTCTGCAGAGGGTTGTTGTCCAGCACGATGCTCTGCAGGTGCCGCAGGTTGCGGTAACACACCGGGATCGACGTCACCTTGTTACAGGAGAGGTCCAGACGCACCAGCGGCAGCTCTGCCAGCTCTGTGAGAACGTCAATAAAACGTAGCTTCAACACCAGGAAAAACGTTAACACGCCTACATTCaaccaaacacaaaatcacCCGCATACAGCCAGGGCCCAAAGAGCCCTGGGCGACCCCGTAACTGTGGAAACGTGCGGAGGGTCAGACCTGGGGGCAGGCGCGCCAAGTGGTTCCTGCGAATGTTGAGGTCGCGTAGCGCCTCCAGCTGGCCGACCTGATGAGGAAGCGTCTGGATCTCATTACAGCTCACATCCTGAAAGAGACAGCAGGAAACTGAGTGTGAGCCAAACTCACTCCCACTGTACGAGTCAGAGTGTAAAATAATACCTTCAGTACAATGTGAGTATAGCGTAACTCGAATATCACATCAGCATTACCGCACTGCAGTGTAACATTACACACATTGGGCAGTATGGGAGCATATGCATAGAACagtgtaaaaaagtaaataaaactgcaaaaaaagcGATGGAACAGTTGTTTAACAGTCTAAGTTTCAGTCTATATAAGAGCacaattatgtaatgtttaACAGTGCAGGGGAATAAGAGTCTAGTTTCCCAACAGGGTAATATTTTAATGGAATAGAAGCCCAACACTGTAACCACTTAATGTTATAGACGCCCAACAGTATAATAGCTTAATGGTGTAGAAGTCTAACAGTGTAATAACTCAGGGTTGTAGAAGTCGAACAATGTGATAGCTTAATAGTGTAGAAGTCTAACAGTGTGATAGTGCAACAGTGTAGAATTATAACAGTGTGATTTTGTAATGGTGACTCACCAGCTCTGTGAGCTGTCGCAGTTGGCCGAGCTCCTCTGGCAGAGACACCAGCTTGTTGTTGCAGGCGATTAGAACTTTGAGGGGAAGACTGCACACCGGGGCTGGTAGGGTGGTCAGCTGATTCCGACTGGGGGGAGCGAcaggcacaggaggagagaggggggagattggggagagaaggagagttaagggaaagagaggaggagattgCAAGACAATCGGTCCAACTTAAATTACAACATGCAACCACActacctgctgtgtgtgcatgtgcgtatgtaACCGCTGGTTACCTGATGTTGAGGTACGTCAAGGCCTGCAGGTTGATCAGGCTCTCAGGTAGTGAGCGCAGACAGTTCTGGTACAGGTTCAGATTCTCCAAGGAAACGAACATGCACACCTCCACGGGAAGCTCCGGCAGCCGGTTCCGGGACAGGTCTGCACAGAGAAaaggtgggtgggtggggtacagaaagggacagagatcagacacacagcacagacactgtgaGTGAACCGGAAAGGTCAAGCTTAAGGCCTGCAGTTCAGCAGGTTTTCTACCCTCTCGAAACTCTTAACACAGTCCAGACCCAAGAGGATAAAGAACAGACACGCAGtcagtctgacatttacagtgaatTCTACAactgctacacacacaccctcacaaactcacacacagaggtccGCGCAGCTAAAATAGGACTGTGACTAAGAcgataaagagagagacagaaaccaCGCAGCCCAACGGCTGAAAAGCATTACACAAAACAGTATCTTGACAGCCCCCCTTGAATGTGGCTGCTATACTGAGCACGCAGGTCTAATAATAACACTCACACTGTTCCGCTTCTAACTCAGATTAGCTGTCTGCCCCTGATGTGCTGTGGGTCTACGACGCCGTCTGTGCTGTACCGCTGGTGCAGCCTGCCTGTATGTTGTTGCATGGGACCGTGTGGTGTTGTTGCACAGTGCTGTGCGATAGCGTAGCGTAGGGTGATGGCTTTTCCAGCCTGACTCTATATTTATCCCCGCAGCTGTGGCCTGGGATGCAGGAAGCACCGGCGGGCCCTCGGCATCGTCTGCTTCCTGCGCCGGGCCGTCCCGCCGAGACACGCCGCGCTCCGACTctgacacgcacacaaacacacgtgcgcaggaacacacgcactcacacatacagaatcACCATTGTGTCTGCTTTCACACTCCCCTTTTCCCTTTCCTAAAACACTTTATACGTGTGACGCACTGCCATGCCTGAGTCTGGGAGCGCCACACTCATTCAGCTGGGATAAACAGCCACACTTGCTTAAACAGCTTGGAAGCTCATCTATGCCATTCTGCATGTGAAAGGGGATTACATGCAGGGAAAACCCAGCTTCCTCATAGTACTATGAGATAAACAGAGCCAAGAGAAATATGAGCACTAACCCAACTTTATAAACATCATCTCTTCCCAATGTTTTCATCTCAAGATACACTGCTACATTGTCTTTCAGGATATACATtcctcagacacatacacacgcccCTTCAAAATTAAGTCTGGCTATATACAGCTGCCTTGAAAATAAACTTAGAATTTTAGGTATAGGTTTTGTTCAATACCATGAATTCTTGGCTTTATATAAAAACAGCAGTCTGCAGTATGGCCTTCTCAGAGTTATGGCAGATCCTGAGGGAGCCAGCACACCTCCATCTGTCCAgccttccttcctcctccttaAGCTCCCCCTTTATATGCACAAAATGACATCAACCCGCAATAACCAGCCAGACTGCCAAAATTACCGGTGACTCTTAGCCTTCACACAGTTCACTGCCATAGTGTTACTAAGCGAAAAGTCCCTTTCTCAGTTCCCGTCTAACTCATTCTCtcttgtgtgtgagagggtacCGGCACTGGTGTTGCTTTGAGGCGATCTGCAAAAACACTCTCACATTAATTAGTCCCTTCTTGTGACCCGGTCTGGACATCACCCTGACTCTTTCTCCCACTTTTGTTCTCCTTCCTTTCACCCCACTATTCCATCTCTGCCTCTAATGTAtctttatttgattatttttaggCATGGGAAAAATGACGGGCCAAGACAGGCAGAACAGCCTGTTCTCATTAGTACAATGTGCTCACACTGTCTCTCGCGCTTCGTGCCCAGCTCAGTGCTGTGCAGCTCTCTCAGGACCCTCCTACCAGGTCTGGACTGCAGACCTGTCTCACAGCCACGGCTGACCTATATAAACCCAAGAAATGAAGACCGAAATGAGCGACAGCCGCTCGAGACATGTAACtcaatttataaaaaaaaaaaaaaatcttcatttgtAGAAATGACAGGCCTGAAGCCAGAACtgggcagcagcgtggtgcTATGACTAAGGAGCTAGGCTTCTTCCCCGAAGCCTTAGGTTTTGGGGCCCATATGAGGCACTGCCGTTGTGCAATGTATTTGGCTTGAATCGCGTCAGTGAATGGACGatctgtaaaatgtgagctgtgCAGACATAAAGGCATAACATTACGTTCACGGGGTTCCGCGGGAGACTGATGAATGCTCTGCTTGAGAGTGCGTGTAACTCAGTTAGAAAGTGTGCGACTGCATTTGCACGTTCGAGTGCGTGCTGTGCTTGTCAGTAACGGTCTGGGGTCTGGTGCTACAATTTGTGACAGGTTGTCAAGGCTCGTCTCACTCAAATGTTCACACAGCCTGCGAAGACAACAGAAACTCAAAACCGGGCAAGTCTCAGTGTTTCTCCTACACGACAGTAAAGATGTAAATAAAGACAAGCTGCTGGCATTCTGACCATAAAACTATCCAGCTAACATCTTAGATTCACGCGCTTGCATTTGCAGGGTGTGATTCCACAGACACAAGCCACGTCAAATGAGTGGCGAAACGCCACTTTGGACAGCACTGTCAAGTGTACCCAGTCTGATATAAACGCTGTGTTATCACAATCTGAATGCATACTACAGATATCCATATCAAAATAtgtacagatacacacgcaACAAGCCGGTGCAGGTCGGCTGGTGACGTATGATGTGTACAGAACGTTCAAAGCAACGTTGTTGCGCTTCGCTCCTGTAACATTCCAAACAGCCAGAAACGTTCTTTCCGCATCTTCATAATTAGACTCTACTCCTGTAGTTGGCTGGTGATCTAGCCAGCCAccgtttaaaaacaaaatgcaaaacgtTTCCTTTTTGTGCGTTGTGTCCAGTCGGAGCTGAACCATGCCTGTTGTGTTACCAGCGGCAGCTAGAGTAACTTCAAAACTTTCATCACTGAGTTAACGTCCCGAACTCGTAAACAGAACCCAAGCCAACTCTCACGCCCGTGTTTACTTCTCTATCTGCGCTGAAAtcagcctctccctctgcctctcttcaCCTGTCCACTTGAAACGAGATTCAACGCAGCGTTACCCAGTGCTTATTAGGAATGATAACTTAGGTTCTTCAGCTTTCCCCATGCCCCCGACTACCCCAGCAACCCCATCCCAGCCCTCGATCGCTGCATACCGGCCCGGGTCGTGTCTGAGAGGTCGTGGTTAGCGGCGCTCCTCGGGAACTCCTTCAGTTTCCTGCCGCTGAGATTGAGGCAGCCGGTGGCCGCCGCTTCGTCCAGGGCCCTATCGAGGGCGCGGTTCCAAGAAGCCGGTCCTGCTGCCCCTAGTCCGTTACCGGGGACTGCTGCCTCTCCGGGATTGCCGACCGTAAAGCTGGGGCCGGGGCTCTCCGCAGACAGCAACACCACGGCCGCCATTACACAGCTAGCTCACTCTCCCACCGTCTCTGTCCCTCAGCCACTAGAATAGGTGGACGCATGCGCCGAGTGTTGAGGGCCGCTAGAGGCAGGGAAGAGGCTGCAGATGGTGTGGGCAGTGAGTTAGTGCATGTGTGACACGGGACATAAAAACTTGCATGACattagtgtgtttgtgcgtaAAATACATTGTCACAGAGAGGTAATTGCGTTAATTTGGTTCTCTTTTGACATTAATCCTGATAGAAAGTCATTAGAATCACTTGCTTGGTAATGCATCAAAAGGAGACAAATTGGatccatttgtttgtgttatgtCACACTAAAATGTGCAGTTCTCACCTTTTAACGGTTGCTGtctttaaatgtaattcatcatttgataaatgcataaactacatttattattttttgctgttattatgcTCATACAACGTCTCCCATAAGAACTTCTCCTTCGAGGATTCCACTGACCGGTATAAGAGAGGAAGTAGAGAAGTGAAAGCGGAATTGTTACAATATGggtttttatttcatgccaAGGTGAGCTGAAATTTCATGACCAGTTTTGATTTGTGACTTTGTTCATCACTTTCCCTGGCCACAGATCATCTTGTGAGTTGAGATAGATCACAAAACGACATCAGTGCGCTTCTTTAATgaatttcaaagacatttattGACCACCCTCAGTATGATCACAGGTGTGTTGTATGACAAATGCCACTCTTAATTATTCTGATAACTTCAGTtgtaacaagaaaaaatgtacaaatattgtaaataatgatgataaatagacatttaaaatcatttaaaaacacaaactaaagCAAATGATTCCAACAAAAACATCTGTGTATTCCTTCATGCCATATTGCATAAAGATAAGTACTGATAAAATTTATGCAATAATCTTGCTTATGCATATTGAGAGATAACAGCagcatttacaatattttaaatggctAAGCATGAACACAAGAAAGAGCCATTACCAGCACTTTGCACACAAAATTTGTATGCTATtgcatgaatgtgtgaatgcttTGAATAGTTGCTgattcatgtaaaaaatatgtgtgGTTGCCATAATGGATATGAATTATGACTTACTGCAATGGAAAGTATTTCACACAAATCTAGACACCATGAGAAATACATTTGCCAGATATGAGCATGATAAAgtaatgctgtaaaaatatatgcagaAATTGTGTTTTGCAAGTATTTTGGGCACAACCAGGGACCAAAAGGTAAGACAACAGGTGTGTACAGATCTAGAGGCCATGCCTTATACGTCTGCCAAACATCtggtaaaatgaatgaattgtgtgaaaaatgcattacaggAATATAAGGAGCATTGCCTATGACCCAGGTCAAGAAAACGTATTTAACACATATCAAGATTCCATTAGTAATAAATGCAATGATGTGAAAAGTTAGAAATAAAATTGTACTTTGTCATGGCTGTTCATAACTGTCCAGTATATAGCtgataaatgtgttaaatgtgaacTGAATGAGTGCTGTGGAATGTTACTGACGTGTGTGAGACACATTCTGTGGCCATATTGGAGCATAGATCTTGCATCTATCTATAGACTATGATCTAAAAAGTGTACCAGATGTGAGGAAAAATTGCATTGCATGACTTACTTGTGGaccaagacagagacacagaaaaaataagagTCATGGCCAAACCAATAGGCTTTCAAACATCAGACATAGGCTTCAAAGCCTAACAGATTCACCTTAAGTTCTAACTCTCACAAGTAAGTGCACTCTAAATAGCTACATCACGTTTGTACACTacacatcccacaatgcactgcacaaAGGTAGGCTTTGCTGTGGAAGAGCACATGCGCGTTCCTTGCGGACGTAGCCGGTGTATCATGGCGACATATGTGGATATTCTGAGGAGCGAGTTTCCAGAAATCGACACCGAAGTCTTCGATTATATCACGGGTAAGCCGCGTGAGGTATTCGGGCGAGCCGGACGGGTTCCGCTAGTCCCGGAAAGGCTGCCAAATAATAATGCCATTCAACACACAAATATGGGGATGAAGAAACTGTCTGAGATAAAAACTGTCTTCATCGGATCACTGCTGGCGATAGGAAAATAGGAGGGGGAAAGATAAACGTGGACGTACTAGCACTTCTAACGTGATAGCTGTATTCGTTGTAAATCACCAGTATATGTGTTGAAAATGTCTTATCAGCGAAGACTGTTGTGTCCATAAGTTTTCGCAATGAAGTTGCACAACAAAACGACGGTAAAGCAAGCGCAGCTCTGTCCTCCGCGAACTGGatgtgctaaaaaaaaagtgagtgtcgGTACGCTAGCGGCGACTGCGGTGTACAGGTTCTCAGTCGGTCTTCCACATTGCAGTAGTACAAGTGGGATGTAATGCCCTCTCATCCGTCGCCGACGGATCTAAAACTGATAGAACAGATATAAGATGCTGATCTTTTGAGCATCACCAACGGCATGGATTTGTCGCATAGCCACTACGTCACGCGCAGTGAGTCATCAAGGGTAACTACACTGTGACTCTTTCGCAACCTAGGATCATGAgctggtgtgtgcgtgtttcaGGTGTGTTGGACTGCGGCGGGGCGGATTTCGAGGATGGTGACGAGGTGTTTGACGCGATCGGAGGCGTCCTGCAGGAGGTGTCGGCTGACCGTAAGAATGAGGAGGACATCCGAGATATCTGCTCGCAGATGTTCAACACACTGAAGCTGTGAGTTGAGCAGGCTGTCACACCTTACAAACGTGTCCTCTTTAATTGCCCCCTCTAGAATAAGTGCCCAACTGTCTATCCCATCAGTAGTAACTGCCCCCTCACTCTGCCCCCTCAGGAATAACTGCCTCCCTACTCAGAAGCAGGTGCTGCTGGACGCTCCAGTGCAGCTGTCCCAGATTAATGCAGAATGTGGTAAGAGTCAATGTGGCCAACAGTTCACTGCTCAGCTAGTACACAGGattctgtctctcccctgctgTGAACATTAGATCATAGTGAAGTCTGGAACATGAAGTTTCCACAGCTTGAATGAACTTCATTGTgacctccctgtctctcctggtCCTTTCCTTCAGTCAGTGCCTCTGATGATGTCCATGGGATCTGGATGCTGAAGCGTAACCAGAACACAGTAAGGACTGGAGCCATTTTTTCCTTAGCTGTGTTCTCCATGGCGGTTCACTTTTAAAACAATAGAGGATAGACAGAAGACTTTTTTCCAAGATTTTGATTCTCTGACTGGAtgttccctctttctccatctctttcttttcttcctccccTTCACTCTCCGCTTCCTACTTACCTCTTTCTATTAACCTTTTCGCCACAGACAGTGGACGCCAAGAAGTTGGAGAAGGCAGAGGCCAAACTGAAAGCCAAGCATGAGAAGAGGAGTGAAAAAGACTCCCAGAAAACGTCCAGCCCGCTGTGAGTTATACATGCATGCTCTCTCGCTTGCTGGCATGCACACCCACTTGCGCACGGTCACAGAATGTTGGTGGGTAAGGGCACTGCTGGTGAGGTGGCTGATGGGTAAGGACGCTTTCTCTTTCAGAGTCCTGGAGGAGGCGTCGGCCAGTCAGGCTAGCAGTAAGAAAGACAACCGAGTCGATACATCAGGGAAGAACCGCAGCTACGACATCCGCATTGAGAACTTCGACGTGTCGTTCGGGGAACGGTGAGTGATGACCTTGGCTGAGACCATCTCTCTATTAgcctgtatgtctgtattttctctctctcttgccatGTTGCATACTGACTCTctgagtctgtctctctctgtagatATTGTAGTcctttttaagtgttttatgCCTTTCTCCTGTTTCACCCACTCTGGGGTCCTCATTTGTACTACACAAAGCTCACCTATTTGCAGTGCCTTTTGTGGTTGTGTAAGAGTACTTAATTAAGATGAATGCAGCCCTCTAGTACAGTAGCAGGCAGCCAGCTCCTGCTAGTGCACCACAGTAGAGCAAATGACATCTTTCAAGCAACTCACAGGCATGTCATAAACAGTTAGAGCATGACAAAGTT from Megalops cyprinoides isolate fMegCyp1 chromosome 20, fMegCyp1.pri, whole genome shotgun sequence encodes:
- the LOC118795504 gene encoding DISP complex protein LRCH3-like isoform X1, yielding MAAVVLLSAESPGPSFTVGNPGEAAVPGNGLGAAGPASWNRALDRALDEAAATGCLNLSGRKLKEFPRSAANHDLSDTTRADLSRNRLPELPVEVCMFVSLENLNLYQNCLRSLPESLINLQALTYLNISRNQLTTLPAPVCSLPLKVLIACNNKLVSLPEELGQLRQLTELDVSCNEIQTLPHQVGQLEALRDLNIRRNHLARLPPELAELPLVRLDLSCNKVTSIPVCYRNLRHLQSIVLDNNPLQSPPAQICMKGKIHIFKYLNMEACKTGPELQDFDRRALACGSCVDELYPGRSYGALDSGFNSVDSGDKRWSGNEPAEELSDLPQRVAEITKEQRHRREREESRGMANGNEAEMEQIDFIDSSCVEEEEERQRRRTDTASLSTQFMAYIERRITRERSPVKPRDTRTDETHRNGALSRSFLNGRSVSPSAGHSQRGAGAGSGVMGVERVRREAQLAALQYDEERQRGRHSQKEPIMTYAKLKAAQSPSKQSPTENENAYPSRRSTHTDDSALFMSEERSPLSPNSSGPPSVIQSPSCPGPTALPSCRGPAPRPQSFLFRLSQREETRRESGVPRSEPEETTPPQAQGLVGEEAELVEQLRKNIESRLKVTLPSDLGAALTDGVVLCHLANHVRPRSVPSIHVPSPAVPKLTMAKCRRNVENFLEACRRLGVPQPRCQGCLCTVGQVLGSEGMCVYRKVEALLSLAPPAQLAAFALFYLSLCSLYCHLVPCL
- the LOC118795504 gene encoding DISP complex protein LRCH3-like isoform X3, which produces MAAVVLLSAESPGPSFTVGNPGEAAVPGNGLGAAGPASWNRALDRALDEAAATGCLNLSGRKLKEFPRSAANHDLSDTTRADLSRNRLPELPVEVCMFVSLENLNLYQNCLRSLPESLINLQALTYLNISRNQLTTLPAPVCSLPLKVLIACNNKLVSLPEELGQLRQLTELDVSCNEIQTLPHQVGQLEALRDLNIRRNHLARLPPELAELPLVRLDLSCNKVTSIPVCYRNLRHLQSIVLDNNPLQSPPAQICMKGKIHIFKYLNMEACKTGPELQDFDRRALACGSCVDELYPGRSYGALDSGFNSVDSGDKRWSGNEPAEELSDLPQRVAEITKEQRHRREREESRGMANGNEAEMEQIDFIDSSCVEEEEERQRRRTDTASLSTQFMAYIERRITRERSPVKPRDTRTDETHRNGALSRSFLNGRSVSPSAGHSQRGAGAGSGVMGVERVRREAQLAALQYDEERQRGRHSQKEPIMTYAKLKAAQSPSKQSPTENENAYPSRRSTHTDDSALFMSEERSPLSPNSSGPPSAESGVPRSEPEETTPPQAQGLVGEEAELVEQLRKNIESRLKVTLPSDLGAALTDGVVLCHLANHVRPRSVPSIHVPSPAVPKLTMAKCRRNVENFLEACRRLGVPQPRCQGCLCTVGQVLGSEGMCVYRKVEALLSLAPPAQLAAFALFYLSLCSLYCHLVPCL
- the LOC118795504 gene encoding DISP complex protein LRCH3-like isoform X4 — encoded protein: MAAVVLLSAESPGPSFTVGNPGEAAVPGNGLGAAGPASWNRALDRALDEAAATGCLNLSGRKLKEFPRSAANHDLSDTTRADLSRNRLPELPVEVCMFVSLENLNLYQNCLRSLPESLINLQALTYLNISRNQLTTLPAPVCSLPLKVLIACNNKLVSLPEELGQLRQLTELDVSCNEIQTLPHQVGQLEALRDLNIRRNHLARLPPELAELPLVRLDLSCNKVTSIPVCYRNLRHLQSIVLDNNPLQSPPAQICMKGKIHIFKYLNMEACKTGPELQDFDRRALACGSCVDELYPGRSYGALDSGFNSVDSGDKRWSGNEPAEELSDLPQRVAEITKEQRHRREREESRGMANGNEAEMEQIDFIDSSCVEEEEERQRRRTDTASLSTQFMAYIERRITRERSPVKPRDTRTDETHRNGALSRSFLNGRSVSPSAGHSQRGAGAGSGVMGVERVRREAQLAALQYDEERQRGRHSQKEPIMTYAKLKAAQSPSKQSPTENENAYPSRRSTHTDDSALFMSEERSPLSPNSSGPPSESGVPRSEPEETTPPQAQGLVGEEAELVEQLRKNIESRLKVTLPSDLGAALTDGVVLCHLANHVRPRSVPSIHVPSPAVPKLTMAKCRRNVENFLEACRRLGVPQPRCQGCLCTVGQVLGSEGMCVYRKVEALLSLAPPAQLAAFALFYLSLCSLYCHLVPCL
- the LOC118795504 gene encoding DISP complex protein LRCH3-like isoform X2, translating into MAAVVLLSAESPGPSFTVGNPGEAAVPGNGLGAAGPASWNRALDRALDEAAATGCLNLSGRKLKEFPRSAANHDLSDTTRADLSRNRLPELPVEVCMFVSLENLNLYQNCLRSLPESLINLQALTYLNISRNQLTTLPAPVCSLPLKVLIACNNKLVSLPEELGQLRQLTELDVSCNEIQTLPHQVGQLEALRDLNIRRNHLARLPPELAELPLVRLDLSCNKVTSIPVCYRNLRHLQSIVLDNNPLQSPPAQICMKGKIHIFKYLNMEACKTGPELQDFDRRALACGSCVDELYPGRSYGALDSGFNSVDSGDKRWSGNEPAEELSDLPQRVAEITKEQRHRREREESRGMANGNEAEMEQIDFIDSSCVEEEEERQRRRTDTASLSTQFMAYIERRITRERSPVKPRDTRTDETHRNGALSRSFLNGRSVSPSAGHSQRGAGAGSGVMGVERVRREAQLAALQYDEERQRGRHSQKEPIMTYAKLKAAQSPSKQSPTENENAYPSRRSTHTDDSALFMSEERSPLSPNSSGPPSVIQSPSCPGPTALPSCRGPAPRPQSFLFRLSQREETRRESGVPRSEPEETTPPQAQGLVGEEAELVEQLRKNIESRLKVTLPSDLGAALTDGVVLCHLANHVRPRSVPSIHVPSPAVPKLTMAKCRRNVENFLEACRRLGVPQAQLCLPLHILEERGLPQVAGTVSALLELAPPKHSPSTSVSVTTSLAI